AAGCTTTTGTTGAGCCAAGTTTACAAGATGCTGAGGTAGGGCAAAGGTTTCAATTTCAACGTTTAGGATATTTTAATGTCGATAACGATTCGTCTTCAGATAAATTAGTATTCAATAAAACGGTTGGTTTGCGTGATTCTTGGGCTAAGGTTAAACCACAACCAGCAGCTAATACAAACACGAATAATAATCAGCAAAAAACACAACAACAATCGCAAAGAAAAGCAATTGATGTGATTCAAAAATTAGGAAAAAAGTATACAAATTTACCTGATGAGAAACGACTAAAAGTTAGATCTGAAATTATAGAATTAGCTAAAGATGTTACTTACGATGAGGTAGAACCACTTTTTAACACTGCTGTTAAAAAAGTAGGAACGCGTATTGCTGTAGCCCTTATTTTGAAAGTTTTGTTAGAAAGCGGACAAGCCAAAAATGATGATGTCAATAGCTTTATTGAAAAAGCGTTGGAAGATAAAAATGAGTTATTAGTAGAAGAAGCTAAAACGTTCAATTAAATACAAGCTTACTTATAACATTTGAGTAAAATAAAATTAATAATCCTCTTGTTTTTTGTTTGGTTTCAACATACCAACGGGCAAGAGGATTTTCCTATTCTAACCGAAATAGTAACTGATAATGCGGCTCTTTTTAGCGAAAGCGAAACCTTAGAACTTCGAGAAAAACTAAAAGCTTACGAAACTGAAACTACGCACCAAATAGTAGTTTTAACTATTAATTCCTTAGGTAATAATACAGTTGAAAACTATGCCTTACAGGTTTTTGAAAAGAATAAACTCGGACAAGAAGAAGCCGATAATGGACTCTTAATTTTAATAGCAAAAAACGATAGAAAGTTTAGAATTGAAGTAGGTTATGGTCTAGAACCCATAATTACCGATGCTTTCGCGTCTAGAATTATTCGAGAAACCATGACACCTGAGTTTAAAAAAGGCGATTTTTATAAGGGTGTAGATTTAGCAACTTCAGAAATTATTAAACTTATTGACGATCCCAAATATCGAGATGAGTTTAACAATTTAGTAGAAAAAGAAGGTAAAATGCCTTTATGGGGAAAAATAATTATAGGGTTTATTCTACTTATTTTTTTGAGTCTTTTTATTGGGGTTGGATCTACTGTATTTTATAAAGGTTTTAAGCAATTAATAAACGTTTTTCGCGGTTTAATTACTGGTAAAGTAAGTGTTGTATTATTTCCGTTTTTATTAGTGTCTTCATTATTAACAATTGGTTTTAGTTTACCGTTTATTATTATGCCGCTCCTTTTTGGTATTTTTATTATTGGTATCGCATCAGAAAATAATATAGATATTGATCCTTTTGAATATTTAGAAAGCTTACCATTAACAGCAATACCAATTACTATGGTTTCGTTAGTTGTAATATTTATTATTCTACCCTTAATTATTGCTATTTATACGAGATCTAATAAAGACTATGAGTCTGTTAAATTCTCATTTTTAAAAAGTGATAAAAGTTTTATGAGTAAGAATTTCTCTTCTAGTGGTTCTAGCTCTAGTTA
The window above is part of the Algibacter sp. L3A6 genome. Proteins encoded here:
- a CDS encoding TPM domain-containing protein, coding for MSKIKLIILLFFVWFQHTNGQEDFPILTEIVTDNAALFSESETLELREKLKAYETETTHQIVVLTINSLGNNTVENYALQVFEKNKLGQEEADNGLLILIAKNDRKFRIEVGYGLEPIITDAFASRIIRETMTPEFKKGDFYKGVDLATSEIIKLIDDPKYRDEFNNLVEKEGKMPLWGKIIIGFILLIFLSLFIGVGSTVFYKGFKQLINVFRGLITGKVSVVLFPFLLVSSLLTIGFSLPFIIMPLLFGIFIIGIASENNIDIDPFEYLESLPLTAIPITMVSLVVIFIILPLIIAIYTRSNKDYESVKFSFLKSDKSFMSKNFSSSGSSSSYSRSGSGYSSSSSSSSFSGGGGSSGGGGASGSW